One part of the Anaerofustis stercorihominis DSM 17244 genome encodes these proteins:
- a CDS encoding phosphoglycerate dehydrogenase: MYKIKTFNKIAKEGLTQLGENIRVDKGEDYDGVILRSYNLHEEKLSDNCKVVVRAGAGVNNVPVDSCTEKGIVVMNTPGANANAVKELVIASLIMTARNLDKATDWVQTLKDKNVDVAKTVEKEKSNFKGNELQGKRVGVIGLGAIGVLVANALYELGMEVYGYDPYLSIEHAWSINKNINRSYDIERIFQRCDFVTIHVPLLESTKNLVNEQVLRNAKDGIKVLNLARGGLVDEDAILKAVEDGSVSYYVTDIPNEKVLGKENVICIPHLGASTVESEANCAVMAGKEIRDFLENGNIKNSVNFPECDLGAMVSNARICIIHKNVPNMVGQISSLLASNDVNIANMINKSRGENAYTMIDVDNDVNDYIEKTLKEVEGVTSVRILKNDK, translated from the coding sequence ATGTACAAAATTAAAACATTTAACAAAATTGCAAAAGAAGGTTTGACTCAATTAGGTGAAAACATCAGAGTTGACAAAGGTGAAGATTACGACGGTGTGATTTTAAGAAGCTATAACTTACATGAAGAAAAACTTTCTGACAACTGTAAAGTAGTAGTAAGAGCCGGAGCGGGTGTAAACAACGTACCCGTAGACAGCTGCACCGAAAAAGGCATAGTAGTAATGAATACACCGGGTGCAAATGCAAACGCAGTTAAAGAGCTTGTTATAGCAAGTTTGATTATGACTGCGAGAAACCTTGATAAAGCAACCGACTGGGTTCAAACTTTAAAAGATAAAAACGTAGATGTAGCAAAGACAGTTGAAAAAGAAAAATCAAACTTTAAAGGCAACGAACTTCAAGGCAAGAGAGTCGGTGTAATTGGGCTTGGAGCCATAGGTGTTTTGGTTGCCAATGCTTTATATGAACTCGGTATGGAAGTTTACGGTTATGACCCATATTTATCAATAGAACACGCTTGGAGCATAAACAAAAACATCAACAGAAGTTATGATATAGAAAGAATTTTCCAAAGATGTGACTTCGTTACTATACATGTTCCGCTACTTGAATCTACCAAAAACCTTGTAAACGAACAAGTTTTAAGAAATGCAAAAGACGGTATCAAAGTACTTAACTTAGCAAGAGGCGGTCTGGTAGATGAAGACGCAATATTAAAAGCGGTAGAAGACGGAAGTGTATCTTACTACGTAACGGATATCCCAAATGAAAAAGTTTTAGGCAAAGAAAATGTTATTTGTATCCCTCATCTCGGTGCTTCAACGGTTGAATCGGAAGCAAACTGTGCGGTAATGGCAGGAAAAGAAATAAGAGATTTCCTTGAAAACGGAAATATCAAAAACAGTGTAAACTTCCCTGAATGCGATTTGGGTGCTATGGTTTCAAACGCAAGGATCTGTATCATACATAAAAACGTACCTAATATGGTAGGTCAGATATCTTCTCTTTTAGCAAGCAACGATGTAAATATAGCAAACATGATCAACAAATCAAGAGGAGAAAATGCTTATACTATGATAGATGTAGATAATGATGTAAATGACTATATCGAAAAAACATTGAAAGAGGTAGAAGGAGTTACTTCTGTAAGAATTTTAAAGAATGACAAATAA
- a CDS encoding NAD(P)/FAD-dependent oxidoreductase encodes MTNKKDVIIIGGGASGLMAAISSLECGKKVTLIEKNEKAGKKIYITGKGRCNVTNNKDISEFFDHIMKNKEFLYSALYTFDNTRLLELLHSNGLKTKVERGDRVFPVSDKASDVTKTLLNIINTDKNSEILYNTTVKDIIVNENNEAQGVILDDSKKLYADNVILATGGKSYPLTGSDGYGYTLSKKLGHKVINPVPALVQMLSNDNWVHELMGLTLKNVDVSLTIGGKVKNSQFGELLFTHKGISGPTVLYLSNFIDMNKIHDTKVKIDLKPALDVKTLEKRLIKDFEKNNNKMVKSSLDLLLPKSLAIKIIELSKIDKEKQINQITKEERKLLLNLIKNLEVNITGIGSFKEAIITNGGINVKEINPSTMESRIIKNLFFAGEVIDVHATTGGYNLQIAFSTGYLAGQNVH; translated from the coding sequence ATGACAAATAAGAAAGATGTAATAATAATAGGCGGGGGAGCTAGCGGCTTAATGGCTGCTATCTCCTCTTTAGAATGTGGCAAAAAAGTAACACTTATAGAAAAGAACGAAAAAGCAGGAAAGAAGATTTACATAACGGGAAAAGGCAGATGCAATGTAACCAATAATAAAGATATATCGGAGTTTTTCGACCATATCATGAAGAACAAAGAATTCCTTTACAGTGCACTGTATACCTTTGACAATACAAGGCTTCTTGAACTTCTTCATTCTAATGGACTTAAGACAAAAGTTGAAAGGGGAGACAGGGTCTTTCCCGTAAGCGACAAAGCCAGTGATGTAACAAAGACTTTACTAAATATAATAAATACCGATAAAAACAGCGAGATACTATATAATACCACTGTAAAAGATATAATCGTAAACGAAAACAATGAAGCACAAGGCGTCATACTTGATGACAGTAAAAAGTTATATGCCGATAACGTAATCCTTGCAACGGGAGGAAAGAGTTATCCTTTGACGGGAAGTGACGGATACGGATATACACTGTCAAAAAAGCTGGGTCATAAAGTCATAAATCCAGTTCCCGCACTAGTTCAGATGTTATCAAATGATAACTGGGTGCATGAGTTGATGGGTCTTACACTTAAAAACGTGGATGTCAGCTTAACGATAGGCGGTAAAGTAAAAAATTCTCAGTTCGGAGAACTGTTGTTTACGCATAAGGGCATTTCGGGACCTACAGTACTTTATTTAAGTAATTTTATAGATATGAATAAAATACACGATACCAAGGTGAAAATCGATTTAAAGCCGGCTCTGGACGTTAAAACACTTGAAAAAAGATTGATCAAAGATTTTGAAAAGAATAATAACAAAATGGTCAAAAGCTCTCTTGATTTGCTCCTTCCGAAATCACTTGCAATAAAAATCATAGAACTCAGTAAAATAGATAAAGAAAAACAAATAAATCAGATAACAAAAGAAGAAAGAAAGCTATTATTAAATCTAATCAAGAACCTCGAAGTGAATATAACGGGAATTGGAAGTTTTAAGGAAGCAATCATTACAAACGGAGGGATAAACGTAAAGGAAATCAATCCTTCCACTATGGAATCGAGAATTATAAAAAATCTTTTCTTTGCGGGAGAAGTTATAGATGTTCACGCAACGACGGGAGGCTATAATCTACAAATCGCTTTTTCGACGGGATACCTTGCCGGACAGAATGTACACTAA